In one Sporomusa sphaeroides DSM 2875 genomic region, the following are encoded:
- the citX gene encoding citrate lyase holo-[acyl-carrier protein] synthase, which translates to MKQITLEDVLAAKERLASLQAELRCCYQLPVVSFTANIPGSVKDSPVVRQLLQTAVNRFRTIAGSSIDIVEERFMYWPTGPAAVLVADGSPDELKRSCIAIEEAGFHARLFDIDVFSADGRQISRSTLGQRERTCFLCGEPAVLCRRSNKHTLEEIKANVQARLAAFAATATDPWPQAVWDIGAWAVEAMLMEAACTPAPGLVDRDNAGAHNDMDFFTFLMSSSALAGSMFRCAAAGYRHDGLPAELLPVLRYIGKDGEARMMKATSGVNTQKGLLFLLGILAAAAAYTLKQSATVTGEQILDTAAVMAQGIVSRELAVLPARDPVRLTAGEKLYLKYGVTGIRGEVESGMPSIREHGLPVLKQALAAGLSLNDALVHTLVSLMTVVEDTTILNRHSLEVLLDVKNQAKGIMSRGGMLAGPGRAKIAEMDELFIARNISPGGVADLLAATYFLYLVETNNVEMAGTI; encoded by the coding sequence TTGAAACAAATAACGCTGGAAGACGTATTAGCAGCCAAAGAACGGCTTGCTTCCCTTCAGGCTGAACTGCGCTGTTGTTATCAATTACCGGTAGTCAGTTTTACTGCTAATATTCCCGGGTCTGTCAAAGATAGTCCTGTGGTACGGCAATTGCTGCAGACTGCGGTCAATAGATTCAGGACTATTGCCGGGAGCAGCATTGATATTGTGGAAGAACGGTTTATGTATTGGCCGACAGGCCCGGCAGCGGTATTGGTCGCGGACGGTAGTCCGGACGAACTTAAACGCTCCTGTATTGCTATTGAAGAAGCCGGTTTTCATGCCAGGCTGTTTGATATTGATGTATTTAGTGCAGACGGCAGGCAAATTTCCCGCAGTACCTTAGGCCAGCGGGAACGTACCTGTTTTCTGTGCGGTGAGCCTGCGGTACTGTGCCGCCGTTCCAACAAACATACGCTTGAGGAAATTAAAGCTAATGTTCAGGCAAGGTTGGCAGCTTTTGCGGCGACAGCCACCGACCCCTGGCCACAAGCTGTTTGGGATATAGGTGCCTGGGCTGTTGAAGCCATGCTGATGGAAGCGGCCTGCACACCGGCGCCGGGGTTGGTAGACCGGGATAATGCCGGTGCGCACAACGATATGGATTTCTTCACCTTTTTGATGAGCAGCAGTGCGCTGGCCGGCAGTATGTTCCGCTGTGCCGCCGCCGGCTACCGGCACGATGGTTTGCCGGCAGAGTTATTGCCGGTGCTGCGATATATCGGCAAAGACGGTGAAGCCCGGATGATGAAGGCCACAAGCGGTGTTAACACCCAAAAAGGGCTGTTGTTCCTGCTGGGGATACTGGCAGCAGCTGCTGCATATACCTTGAAACAGTCAGCAACCGTTACCGGGGAACAAATTCTTGATACAGCCGCCGTTATGGCGCAAGGCATTGTGAGCAGAGAGCTGGCGGTGCTGCCGGCGAGAGATCCGGTCAGGCTGACTGCCGGCGAAAAGCTGTACCTGAAATATGGAGTAACCGGTATCCGCGGCGAAGTGGAGAGCGGTATGCCCAGTATTCGGGAGCATGGTCTGCCGGTATTAAAGCAGGCGCTGGCCGCAGGGCTGTCTTTGAATGACGCCCTGGTACATACACTGGTGAGTTTAATGACGGTGGTGGAAGATACTACGATTTTAAACCGCCATAGCCTGGAAGTTTTGCTTGATGTGAAAAACCAGGCTAAAGGGATAATGAGTCGCGGGGGTATGCTTGCCGGTCCAGGCAGGGCGAAAATTGCAGAAATGGATGAACTATTTATTGCCCGAAATATTAGTCCTGGCGGGGTTGCCGATTTATTGGCCGCTACGTACTTTCTCTACTTGGTTGAAACTAACAATGTAGAAATGGCGGGGACGATATGA
- a CDS encoding IS110 family transposase gives MICVGIDVAKDKHDCFIISSEGKVLANVFTIQNSMEGFGYLLEKIRACSLPLDKIKVGLEATGHYSYNILGFLLDNGLDTYVINPLHTNLYRKSLTLRKTKTDRVDARTIAAMLMSDVGLKPYTDTAYHNEELKSLTRYRFDKVKVRAKLKSSIARLVCILFPELEKLVSSLHMASVYALLDEFPGAKQIAAAHLTRLTHLLAESSKGRYGRDKAIEIREAARQSIGSVTTAKSLELRHTIRLIRELDAEIAEIEQVIQRIMDKMLSPITTIPGIGYRMGAMILSEVGDFSRFDSPDKILAYAGLSPSTYQSGQLKNCYAHMEKRGSRYLRYAIFNATKFVCLWDPVFAAYLARKRAEGKHYNVAISHAAKKLVRLIYALEKSGEPYRLAA, from the coding sequence TTCATCATCAGTTCGGAGGGTAAAGTCCTTGCAAATGTGTTCACCATCCAAAACAGCATGGAAGGATTTGGCTACCTGTTGGAAAAAATCCGTGCCTGTTCTTTGCCCCTGGACAAAATAAAGGTAGGGCTTGAGGCTACCGGACACTACAGCTACAACATTCTCGGGTTTCTCCTTGACAATGGTCTGGACACCTATGTCATTAACCCCTTGCACACCAATCTTTACCGGAAAAGCCTCACCCTGCGAAAGACGAAGACTGACCGTGTCGATGCGCGAACAATTGCGGCTATGCTCATGTCTGATGTGGGCCTCAAGCCCTACACAGACACAGCTTACCACAATGAGGAGCTAAAGTCACTCACCAGATACCGGTTCGACAAGGTGAAGGTACGCGCTAAGCTGAAGTCCTCAATTGCCAGGCTGGTATGCATCCTGTTCCCGGAGCTGGAAAAGCTGGTATCGTCACTCCATATGGCCTCTGTTTACGCCTTGCTCGATGAGTTCCCGGGGGCTAAGCAGATTGCAGCGGCACATCTGACGCGGCTCACCCATTTGCTTGCCGAATCCTCCAAAGGCCGTTACGGACGGGACAAAGCCATAGAGATACGTGAAGCCGCCAGGCAATCGATTGGCTCTGTGACGACCGCGAAATCACTGGAACTGCGGCATACCATCCGGCTCATCCGTGAACTCGATGCCGAGATTGCGGAAATTGAACAGGTCATCCAACGCATCATGGACAAGATGCTTTCGCCTATTACCACGATTCCCGGCATTGGCTACAGGATGGGGGCTATGATTCTGTCTGAGGTGGGTGACTTTTCACGCTTTGATTCCCCTGACAAGATTTTGGCCTATGCCGGCCTGTCGCCCTCTACCTACCAATCCGGGCAGCTTAAAAATTGCTATGCCCATATGGAGAAGCGCGGCTCCAGATACCTACGCTATGCCATCTTCAATGCCACAAAATTTGTTTGCCTTTGGGACCCTGTCTTTGCCGCTTACCTCGCCAGGAAACGCGCCGAGGGAAAGCATTACAATGTGGCCATCTCTCATGCTGCCAAGAAGCTGGTCCGGCTCATTTATGCTCTGGAGAAATCCGGCGAGCCTTATCGTCTGGCAGCCTGA
- a CDS encoding AbrB family transcriptional regulator codes for MYKQLLSIFLLAITGGLLFNLLHLPLPWTLGPLVITIVWKSALKKTVYWPKKLRNMGMVVLGYMMGSPFTPAVGHHVLQQLPHMLLMSTTLIVLCLATGYVSGRYTGVGLANSLIGSLPGGLSQMSVICEETKGTDVSVVTLMQTVRVITVVFVVPVLALHGITGQMTTAGARLVTPMGSDELPVLLFFLLAILGLIKLAKWVRLANVYVLVPVLGTALLVLAGIHAPVLPSPVIALAQIFVGIRMGSDVDFNSLTNWKTIALVNLLTVLTVIGLLLGTAYAFSLIYPMSFVTAFISMAPGGMSEMGLTALAANADLATVVAYQLFRLLFILLAGVPITKWLILKTLPNRG; via the coding sequence ATGTATAAACAATTATTATCCATTTTTCTCCTGGCTATAACCGGCGGCTTGTTATTTAACCTGCTGCATTTGCCTTTGCCCTGGACGTTAGGCCCGCTGGTTATAACCATTGTCTGGAAATCAGCTTTAAAAAAAACCGTTTATTGGCCGAAGAAATTACGCAACATGGGCATGGTTGTCCTGGGATATATGATGGGCAGCCCTTTTACCCCGGCAGTCGGCCACCATGTGCTGCAGCAATTGCCGCACATGCTGCTAATGTCAACAACACTGATTGTCCTTTGTTTAGCCACAGGCTATGTATCCGGACGATATACCGGTGTTGGCCTGGCCAACAGCCTGATTGGCAGCCTGCCTGGCGGCTTGTCCCAAATGTCGGTTATCTGCGAAGAAACCAAAGGGACTGATGTGTCCGTAGTTACCTTGATGCAGACAGTGCGGGTGATTACCGTTGTCTTTGTCGTCCCCGTGCTGGCACTGCACGGCATTACCGGTCAAATGACTACAGCCGGCGCCCGGTTGGTTACACCTATGGGCAGCGATGAACTGCCGGTACTGCTCTTTTTTCTGCTGGCCATTCTTGGCTTAATAAAATTAGCCAAATGGGTCAGACTAGCTAATGTATATGTCCTTGTACCTGTTTTGGGAACAGCGCTGCTGGTATTAGCAGGCATACATGCGCCTGTTTTGCCTTCCCCGGTGATTGCCCTGGCACAGATTTTCGTTGGTATTCGCATGGGCAGTGATGTCGACTTTAACAGTCTGACCAACTGGAAAACCATTGCCTTAGTCAATCTGCTTACAGTATTAACAGTAATCGGCCTGTTGTTAGGCACTGCCTACGCCTTCTCCCTGATATACCCGATGTCATTTGTGACGGCATTTATCAGCATGGCTCCGGGAGGTATGTCGGAGATGGGGTTGACAGCCCTGGCAGCTAACGCCGATTTAGCCACCGTTGTTGCCTACCAGTTGTTCCGGCTGCTCTTTATTTTATTAGCCGGCGTACCTATTACCAAATGGCTAATACTAAAGACCCTGCCAAACCGGGGTTAA
- a CDS encoding ABC-F family ATP-binding cassette domain-containing protein, whose amino-acid sequence MISTSNLTLQFGKRILFKDVNIKFTPGNCYGLIGANGTGKSTLLKVLSGEIEPSAGEVAITSGERLAVLKQNHYEFDEFEVLKTVIMGHSRLYAIMEEKDALYAKPDFSDADGIRVSELECEFAELDGWDAETEAAKLLNGLGIKEELHQLKMGDISGNEKVRVLLAQALFGNPDILLLDEPTNHLDIESISWLEDFLADFPNTVIVVSHDRHFLNQVCTHIADIDFQNIQLYVGNYDFWLESSQLALQLAKEANKRKEDKIKDLQNFIQRFSANASKSRQATSRKKLLEKITLDDIKPSSRKYPYIAFKPDREAGAQLLTVENLSKKLDEEQSLNDISFTVNKGDKIAFVGPEGMAKTILFKLLMEELEPDSGSFKWGVTTSQAYLPKDNSQYFDGVELNLVDWLRQFSRDQEESFIRGFLGRMLFSGEESLKEANVLSGGEKVRCMLARMMLSGANVLLLDEPTNHLDLESITSLNNGLINYDGTVLFVSHDHQFIQTIANRIIEITPNGIVDRQMSYDEYLANADVKKQLAALYGRQ is encoded by the coding sequence ATGATTAGTACAAGCAACTTAACATTACAATTTGGCAAACGCATTCTGTTCAAAGATGTCAATATAAAATTTACGCCAGGCAATTGCTATGGTCTCATTGGCGCGAACGGAACCGGCAAATCAACTCTCTTGAAAGTGCTGTCAGGCGAAATCGAGCCGTCTGCCGGTGAAGTGGCTATCACCTCCGGCGAGCGGTTGGCAGTGCTTAAACAAAATCACTATGAATTTGATGAATTTGAAGTATTAAAAACCGTCATTATGGGCCATTCCCGCTTATATGCCATTATGGAAGAAAAAGATGCGCTGTATGCTAAGCCGGATTTTTCCGATGCAGATGGGATTAGAGTGTCTGAACTGGAGTGTGAGTTTGCGGAACTCGACGGCTGGGATGCCGAGACCGAGGCTGCGAAACTACTGAATGGCTTGGGGATTAAAGAAGAGTTGCATCAGCTTAAAATGGGAGATATCAGCGGCAATGAAAAAGTAAGGGTACTTTTAGCCCAAGCTCTGTTTGGCAATCCTGATATTCTGCTCCTGGACGAACCGACTAACCATTTGGATATCGAATCCATCAGCTGGCTGGAAGATTTCCTGGCTGATTTCCCGAACACCGTTATTGTCGTGTCACATGACAGGCATTTTTTAAATCAGGTATGCACCCATATTGCCGATATCGATTTTCAGAATATCCAGCTCTATGTAGGCAACTATGATTTTTGGCTGGAATCAAGCCAGTTGGCGTTGCAGTTGGCTAAAGAAGCCAATAAACGCAAAGAAGACAAGATTAAGGATTTGCAGAACTTTATCCAGCGCTTTAGTGCTAATGCGTCTAAGTCCAGGCAGGCCACTTCCCGGAAAAAACTGCTGGAAAAAATTACACTTGATGATATTAAACCCTCTTCCCGCAAATATCCGTACATAGCGTTCAAGCCTGACCGGGAGGCTGGGGCACAACTGCTGACAGTAGAAAATCTCAGCAAAAAGCTGGACGAAGAACAAAGCTTGAATGATATTAGCTTCACTGTCAATAAAGGGGATAAAATTGCTTTTGTCGGTCCGGAAGGAATGGCAAAAACCATCCTGTTCAAGCTTCTCATGGAAGAACTTGAGCCTGATAGCGGTTCCTTTAAATGGGGTGTAACTACCAGTCAGGCTTACCTGCCTAAGGATAACTCCCAGTATTTTGACGGTGTGGAGTTAAACCTCGTAGACTGGTTAAGACAGTTTTCCCGTGATCAGGAAGAATCCTTTATTAGAGGCTTTTTGGGACGCATGCTCTTTTCCGGTGAGGAAAGCCTGAAAGAAGCCAATGTTTTGTCAGGTGGAGAGAAGGTAAGGTGCATGCTGGCGAGAATGATGCTGAGCGGCGCCAATGTCCTCTTGTTGGATGAGCCAACCAATCACCTGGATTTAGAGTCGATTACCTCATTGAATAACGGCTTAATCAATTATGACGGCACTGTTTTATTTGTGTCTCATGACCATCAGTTTATTCAAACGATAGCTAACCGTATTATTGAGATTACGCCCAATGGTATAGTAGACCGCCAAATGTCTTATGACGAATATTTGGCCAATGCCGATGTAAAGAAGCAGTTGGCAGCATTATACGGGAGACAATAG
- the zupT gene encoding zinc transporter ZupT, whose product MSDNVVLAFILTSIAGLATGVGGLLAFLVKRNNTRLLSVGLGFSAGIMIYVSFVELLRQAEGSLIAHMGDPLGKWITIASFFGGILLSILLDKLVPEHMSYHEVDVNAAQETQKLSAEKLKRMGLFTAFAIALHNFPEGLATFIGTLDDPALGVSLAAAIAIHNIPEGMSVALPIYYATGNTLQAFGYSLLSGLAEPVGGLLGYIVLKTFLNEMVLGVTFAAVAGIMVYISLDELLPMARESGTGHSEMFGLVLGMLVMAISLLLF is encoded by the coding sequence ATGAGCGACAATGTGGTTTTAGCATTTATATTAACTTCGATAGCCGGTTTGGCAACCGGTGTGGGCGGATTACTGGCTTTTCTTGTAAAACGGAATAATACCAGGCTGCTGTCTGTCGGGCTGGGCTTTTCGGCCGGGATCATGATTTATGTTTCTTTTGTTGAACTCTTGCGCCAGGCCGAGGGTTCACTGATTGCTCATATGGGCGATCCTCTGGGCAAGTGGATAACCATTGCCAGCTTCTTTGGCGGCATTTTGCTATCCATTCTGCTGGATAAACTGGTGCCGGAGCACATGAGCTACCATGAGGTCGATGTTAATGCAGCGCAGGAAACCCAGAAGCTTTCGGCGGAAAAGCTAAAACGGATGGGGTTGTTTACCGCTTTTGCCATTGCGCTGCACAACTTTCCTGAAGGCTTGGCTACCTTCATCGGCACTCTGGATGATCCGGCTTTAGGGGTATCTTTGGCGGCCGCTATTGCCATTCACAATATCCCGGAAGGTATGTCTGTGGCTTTGCCGATCTATTATGCCACAGGCAATACCCTGCAGGCGTTTGGCTATTCGCTGTTATCCGGGCTGGCAGAACCTGTGGGCGGATTACTGGGCTATATTGTCTTAAAAACCTTTTTAAATGAAATGGTTCTGGGGGTTACCTTTGCCGCGGTTGCCGGCATTATGGTATATATATCACTGGATGAATTACTGCCAATGGCCCGCGAATCAGGTACAGGACACAGTGAAATGTTCGGTCTGGTACTGGGGATGCTGGTTATGGCCATTAGTCTATTATTGTTTTGA
- a CDS encoding TetR/AcrR family transcriptional regulator, translating into MNTAKAPVSTEKPTVNKIIEAAIPLFATKGLAAVSVKELADAAGVNIALISYYFGGKENLYAFVLEKQLAILENIIDNLSKEDISPVMKIRQFAAMAIVTHKENPYIDRLFFVEIFNPTKYFDSTVKIAAHRLHAFLQDCIKDAISKGDFRSDIQPEFAAISLMKILHMTFSPQHVCSKLLPDPDKEDNAEQYAAQALEIYLHGVTK; encoded by the coding sequence GTGAATACAGCGAAAGCACCAGTAAGCACCGAAAAGCCCACCGTTAATAAAATTATTGAAGCAGCAATTCCTTTGTTCGCGACCAAAGGACTGGCTGCCGTCTCGGTAAAAGAGCTGGCTGATGCCGCGGGAGTAAACATTGCACTGATTTCTTATTATTTCGGCGGAAAAGAAAACCTGTATGCTTTTGTCCTGGAAAAACAGTTAGCCATACTTGAAAACATAATTGACAACCTTAGTAAGGAAGATATTTCTCCGGTGATGAAAATAAGACAGTTTGCAGCCATGGCGATCGTGACTCATAAAGAAAATCCTTACATAGACCGTCTTTTTTTCGTTGAAATTTTTAATCCCACAAAATATTTCGACAGCACTGTGAAAATTGCCGCCCATCGCCTGCACGCCTTTTTGCAGGACTGTATCAAGGATGCGATCAGCAAAGGGGACTTCCGGTCTGATATCCAGCCGGAATTTGCTGCCATATCGCTGATGAAAATATTGCATATGACCTTTAGCCCGCAGCATGTTTGCAGCAAATTGCTGCCAGACCCGGACAAGGAAGATAATGCCGAGCAATATGCAGCCCAGGCACTTGAAATCTACTTGCATGGAGTAACCAAATAA